The window CGTATAGCCGAATAATTTTTCCCTGGTAATGGGATCAACAGCTTCCACAGGGGTTTTGTTACCCGTATAAGGAACATTGGCAAGTGGCAGCAGATTTTCGTCAACCCATTGCCTGTACGGTCTTTTGGAAACAATAGTCTCTTTTACTTCTTCGTCTTCAACAATTCGGCCTTCATTCATATCTACTAAAAACATCTTACCTGGCTCTAATCGGCCATGGTACTCGATGTTTTCAGGAGCGACTTCTACGACACCGGTTTCAGACGACATGATTACATAACCATCTTTGGTAACCGAATAACGCGATGGTCGTAAACCGTTACGGTCCAGTAAAGCTCCAATATAATTACCGTCAGTAAAAGGAATTGATGCCGGACCATCCCATGGCTCCATAATACAGGCATTGTATTCGTAGAAAGCCTTTTTGTTATCGGGCATGGACTGATGTCTTTCCCATGCTTCAGGAACCAACATCATCATTGCTTCCGGTAACGATCTTCCTGTTTGTAATAATAACTCAAGCACCATATCCATAGAGGCTGAGTCCGACTTGCCTTCGATAACCACGGGAGGGATGTGTTCTAGCTGGTCTCCAAACAATTCGCTGGCGAATAGTTCTTCCCGGGCTTTCATCCTGCTCAGGTTTCCGGTAAGTGTATTGATCTCACCGTTATGGCACATGTACCGAAAAGGTTGTGCCAGATCCCAGGTAGGAAAAGTATTGGTAGAGAATCTTTGGTGTACAAGGGCAAGTTTGGTAACCACATCCGGGTCTAAAAGGTCTAAATAATATCCGCTAATATCCTGAGGCATTAAAAGACCTTTATATATAATGGTAGTCGTTGAAAGGCTTGCAAAATAATAGAAACCTGCTTCAGCCATGCCGGAATCATAAATCTCATGCTCCGAGATCTTTCTTGCCGCAAAGATTTTGGCGTTGAATTCCTGTTCGTTTAAATCCTGCCCGTTCTTGCCGACAAATACTTGTTTAACCGTAGGTTCGCTTTGTGCGGCTATTTCGCCCAGTACATCCTTGTTAACAGGGACATCTCTCCATCCAATAACATGAAGTCCTTGTTTTTCAACGTTCTTATTAAATGAGTCAATACACAGTTTGGTCTGGTTTTCTGATTTTGGCAAGAATACCATGCCGACAGCGTATTCTTTTTGTTCCGGCAGTTCGAAAGCGCATACTTTTTTAAAGTATTCATGGGGGATTTCTATCAGTATACCGGCGCCATCTCCTGTTTTTCCGTCTGCACTGACGGCACCTCTATGCTCTAATCTTACCAGAATGTCAAGTGCTTTATGGATAATGTCGTTGGTACGAACACCTTTAAGGTTACAAATGAATCCTGCTCCACAGTTGTCTCTTTCAAATTTTGGTGAGTAAAGTCCTTGTTGTTTTGGTGTCATAATCATTGAGTTATTTCCACAAATTTACCCAAAGCCCTGTGAATTATTCATGTAATTGACAGGTAAACAGTTTAAAATTCAATGATTGTTAAATTTTAAGCAAGAAATTGTAAAATTAATATTTTGACGGGGGAGAGATTGTAGATTAGTGAATATGGATGGTTGTATTTCAGTTACCCCTTTATTTTTTCAAATCGATAGCAAATATTTTTGTTTTAGCGCAGAACAACCCCTTAAAAACAGGAAAATGTATTTCTGAAAACGACGTTTTTTAGGTAACACCCCCTTTATTGGTGTTCTTTACATAAGAAAAGAGGGCTGAAAGAGCCCCCTTTTTGTGTATAAAGAGTGTTTTTTAATCTCTTAGTATGGATCTCGAAATGACGATTTTCTGAATTTCTGAAGTCCCTTCATAGATCTGGGTAATCTTTGCGTCCCTCATAAGGCGTTCAACATGGTATTCTTTAACAAATCCATAGCCTCCATGAATTTGAACGGCTTCTACGGTAACATCCATCGCAACTTTAGAAGCATATACTTTGGCAACGGCGCTCGAAAGATCGTAATTGTCTCCATTGTCTTTGTCTCTTGCTGCTTTCATTATAAGAAGCCTTGCAGCTTCTATTTCGGTATACATATCGGCAAGTTTGAAAGCAATCGCCTGGTGATTGCAGATTTCTGTACCAAATGCTTTTCGCTCTTTAGAGTACTTTTTGGCCAGTTCGTAAGCTCCTGAAGCTATGCCCAGGGCTTGTGAGGCAATGCCGATCCTTCCGCCAGAAAGGGTTTTCATGGCAAACTTAAAACCAAAGCCGTCTTCGCCAATTCTGTTTTCCTTGGGAACCTTTACATCCGTAAACATCAATGAATGGGTATCACTTCCGCGGATTCCCAATTTATTTTCTTTTGGACCTACTTCAAAGCCCGGCATCCCTTTTTCCATAATCAGGGCGTTGATGCCATGATGCCCTTTTTCAGGGTAGGTTTGTGCTATGACAAGAAATACATCTGCCGTACCGCCATTGGTAATCCAGTTCTTTGTTCCATTCACTAAATAATGGTCGCCTTTGTCCAGGGCTGTTGTTCTTTGTGATGTGGCGTCACTTCCTGCTTCCGGTTCAGACAAGCAGAAAGCACCTATGATTTCTCCGGAAGCAAGGCGGGGTAAGTATTTTAGTTTCTGCTCTTCGTTTCCGAATTTTTCTAATCCCCAGCATACTAAAGAGTTGTTTACACTCATTACTACAGAGGCAGATGCGTCGATCTTGGAGATCTCTTCCATGGCAAGGACGTACGACACGGTGTCTAACCCGCTACCGCCATATTCAGGCGATACCATCATTCCCATAAAACCAAGTTCTCCCATCTTTTTTATCTGCTCTGCGGGGAACTGTTGCTTTTCGTCTCTTTCGATTACACCCGGCAACAATTCTGTCTGTGCAAAATCCCTCGCCGCCTGCTGTATCATTAAATGTTCTTCAGATAGTTTAAAATCCATGTCGTTTTTAGTGTTTTTGTATAAAAAGTGTTCAAATATAGCTTTTAATTGCGATATTTTCAATTGAATAGCCCTGTAGGTGTTAATTCAATAAAACAGAACTGTCGGAGTAACAAGAAAATTTATAAGTCGAAAGATTTAATATGTATTAGTTGTTTTAATTACAGAGGAAAGTTAAGGAGTTTTTTATATTTGTTGCTACTAAAATTTTAGGGATTACATTCATCCTCTAATATTTAACTCACTGACGAAC of the Zhouia spongiae genome contains:
- a CDS encoding acyl-CoA dehydrogenase is translated as MDFKLSEEHLMIQQAARDFAQTELLPGVIERDEKQQFPAEQIKKMGELGFMGMMVSPEYGGSGLDTVSYVLAMEEISKIDASASVVMSVNNSLVCWGLEKFGNEEQKLKYLPRLASGEIIGAFCLSEPEAGSDATSQRTTALDKGDHYLVNGTKNWITNGGTADVFLVIAQTYPEKGHHGINALIMEKGMPGFEVGPKENKLGIRGSDTHSLMFTDVKVPKENRIGEDGFGFKFAMKTLSGGRIGIASQALGIASGAYELAKKYSKERKAFGTEICNHQAIAFKLADMYTEIEAARLLIMKAARDKDNGDNYDLSSAVAKVYASKVAMDVTVEAVQIHGGYGFVKEYHVERLMRDAKITQIYEGTSEIQKIVISRSILRD